A DNA window from Daucus carota subsp. sativus chromosome 3, DH1 v3.0, whole genome shotgun sequence contains the following coding sequences:
- the LOC135151594 gene encoding receptor-like protein Cf-9 homolog codes for MVHFVKPCYPLLFVFFLSLLQSILTTLPESRREGEALVKWKNSLAPSSFLDSWSLTDLDNLCNWTGITCNSAGSVSEINLCEKQLDGMLSEFGFTSFPDLNYLTLADNFFSGPIPSAIENLTQLQYLDLSMNSLNGPIPFQVSHIQSLLILNLSHNALQSPNWSHCSPMPVLRILDLSFNNLVSKFPEFISNSHSLTHLNLSDNKFTGDLVREFTNLQNLETLYLQDNSFEGPFPPDIVQLSKLKRLALLGNKFSGSIPNDIRLLCVLEYLYLGNNSFEGPLPPNIFTLSKLKLLVLWGNKFSGSISNDIGLLSELETLVLDSNYFEGPLPPNIFKLSKLKVFSLVYNNFSGSVSNDIGLLSELEYLRIGCNSFEGPLPTNIFKLSKLSKLDLSNNSNFFEGSILIGLGLLTNLSYLDLDSNNLSGYIPSEIGNLKLLVFLDLSSNQLTGSLSKIFSNLTNLIYLHVYDNSLSGNIQSDLWKNSVSLRFVDLANNYLSGNIPKEYNDHPTLEYINLSWNHFTGELPTTICNVTSLSVLVLSKNGLSGPLPNCFGNLADRLLSINLANNQFRGTIPTTFSSSCQLTYLNMDDNEFEGMLPQSLAKCKHLKILDIGNNKIGGIFPSWLYVLGELEVLVLRSNKLYGTISGRSIEDPFPKLRIVDLSNNQFTGQLPIQYFKNMKSTDNLYRYRNSTGPLSFSYEAAVSLTVKGTEYEVAKNLHIYTAIDLSCNKFQGEIPKVTGELRWLALLNLSHNSLTGPIPSLLKNMKELQSLDLSSNQLTGAIPPQLTALTFLEVFNLSGNHLSGEIPQKGQFSTFNNDSYLGNSALCGSPLTKKCANTASPPQEVGNGDEDDAGDEWTWEAIVMGYGCGLICGLSSAYIVLKLGKPWWHGDYTKKASPWTNIRTIHIGLPSVQPSPEDRPKMSSVVLIFVSKGESLMPIQPGFLTERNVSSSHNAHRRTPAYILCDVIDDR; via the exons ATGGTACACTTTGTAAAGCCTTGTTATCCTcttctctttgttttctttctctCATTACTTCAATCCATTCTAACAACACTACCTGAATCCAGACGAGAGGGAGAAGCTCTTGTGAAATGGAAGAATAGCCTAGCCCCGTCTTCTTTTCTCGACTCTTGGTCACTCACTGATCTCGATAATCTTTGTAACTGGACTGGCATTACTTGTAACTCTGCAGGTTCAGTCTCGGAGATTAACCTTTGTGAGAAACAACTTGATGGAATGCTGTCCGAGTTTGGTTTCACTTCATTTCCAGATCTCAACTATCTCACCCTCGCAGACAACTTCTTCTCGGGTCCGATACCATCAGCCATTGAGAATCTAACACAGCTTCAATATCTTGATTTAAGCATGAATAGTCTCAATGGTCCCATTCCTTTCCAGGTTAGCCATATTCAGAGCTTGCTCATCTTAAACCTGTCACACAATGCATTGCAATCTCCAAATTGGTCCCATTGCTCTCCCATGCCTGTCTTGCGCATCCTCGACCTTAGTTTTAATAATCTTGTGTCGAAATTCCCAGAATTTATATCCAATTCTCATAGCCTGACTCACCTTAACCTTTCAGATAACAAGTTTACTGGTGATCTTGTGCGTGAATTTACCAATCTACAAAATCTTGAAACCCTCTACCTTCAAGATAATTCTTTTGAGGGGCCGTTTCCGCCTGATATAGTCCAGCTTTCCAAATTAAAACGTCTCGCCCTGTTAGGTAACAAATTTTCAGGTTCAATTCCCAATGACATAAGGTTGCTTTGTGTTCTTGAATACCTATATTTAGGCAACAATTCCTTTGAAGGACCACTTCCACCAAATATATTCAcgctttcaaaattaaaattacttgtTCTTTGGGGTAATAAGTTTTCAGGTTCTATTTCCAATGATATAGGTTTGCTTTCTGAGCTTGAAACCCTCGTTCTTGACTCTAATTATTTTGAGGGGCCACTTCCGCCAAATATATTCAAGCTCTCTAAATTAAAGGTTTTTTCCCTTGTGTACAATAACTTTTCAGGTTCTGTTTCCAATGATATAGGTTTGCTTTCTGAGCTTGAATATCTCCGTATTGGCTGCAATTCTTTCGAGGGACCGTTGCCAACAAATATATTCAAGCTTTCCAAATTAAGTAAACTTGACCTATCaaataatagtaatttttttgaaGGAAGTATTCTTATTGGATTGGGACTCTTGACTAACCTCAGCTACTTAGATCTAGATTCCAATAATCTCAGTGGCTATATTCCATCTGAGATTGGAAACCTGAAGCTACTAGTATTTCTCGATCTTAGTTCTAATCAATTGACTGGATCGCTTTCAAAGATCTTTTCTAATCTCACAAATCTTATATATCTTCATGTATATGATAATAGTCTTAGTGGAAATATTCAGAGTGACTTGTGGAAAAACTCTGTATCCTTGCGTTTCGTTGATcttgcaaataattatttgtctgGAAACATCCCTAAGGAATATAACGATCATCCAACTTTGGAATACATTAATTTAAGTTGGAACCATTTTACAG GTGAGCTTCCAACAACAATTTGCAATGTCACTTCCCTCTCGGTTCTTGTTTTGTCAAAGAATGGATTAAGTGGTCCACTTCCAAATTGTTTCGGAAATCTTGCTGATAGATTGCTTTCCATTAATCTTGCTAATAATCAGTTCCGAGGAACAATACCAACTACTTTCTCCAGCAGTTGTCAGCTGACATATCTAAACATGGATGATAATGAGTTTGAAGGAATGTTGCCTCAATCTTTGGCGAAATGTAAGCACTTGAAAATTCTTGATATTGGCAATAACAAAATAGGTGGTATATTTCCGTCATGGCTTTATGTACTTGGAGAGCTAGAAGTCCTTGTCTTGCGATCAAATAAACTCTATGGTACAATAAGTGGAAGGAGCATAGAAGATCCGTTCCCCAAGTTGCGGATTGTGGATCTGTCCAACAATCAATTCACCGGCCAGTTGCCAATTCAATACTTTAAGAATATGAAATCAACTGATAATTTGTATCGTTATCGGAATTCCACAGGACCATTATCTTTCTCTTATGAAGCAGCAGTCTCATTAACTGTGAAGGGAACAGAGTACGAGGTAGCAAAGAACCTTCATATTTACACAGCCATTGACCTGTCATGCAACAAATTTCAGGGAGAAATTCCAAAGGTTACTGGAGAGCTTAGATGGCTTGCATTGCTGAATTTATCTCATAATAGTCTGACAGGACCTATCCCATCCTTGCTGAAAAATATGAAAGAACTCCAATCTTTAGATTTGTCCTCAAATCAACTGACAGGGGCTATTCCACCTCAGTTAACTGCATTGACATTTCTGGAGGTCTTCAACCTCTCGGGAAACCATCTTAGTGGAGAGATTCCTCAGAAAGGACAGTTCAGCACATTTAACAATGATTCTTATCTAGGAAACTCCGCGTTATGTGGATCACCTTTGACAAAGAAATGTGCAAACACAGCATCACCTCCACAAGAAGTCGGAAatggtgatgaagatgatgctGGTGATGAATGGACATGGGAAGCAATCGTGATGGGATATGGATGTGGACTGATATGTGGATTGTCATCTGCGTACATTGTTCTCAAACTAGGAAAGCCTTGGTG GCATGGAGATTACACAAAGAAGGCAAGTCCATGGACTAATATACGAACAATTCATATTGGTCTTCCATCTGTTCAACCGTCTCCCGAAGATAGGCCAAAAATGTCATCTGTGGTTCTTATCTTTGTCAGTAAAGGAGAATCTCTGATGCCTATACAACCTGGTTTTCTTACCGAAAGGAAT GTGAGCTCCTCTCATAATGCTCACAGGCGAACTCCTGCATATATACTTTGTGATGTCATTGATGATCGATAg